A region from the Halosolutus gelatinilyticus genome encodes:
- a CDS encoding MATE family efflux transporter, producing the protein MFKGPDELDLTSGGIGWPLFYLSIPIVITNLLQTAYNLVDTFWLGQYSTTALAAISFAFPMVFLLISLGIGLSVAGSVLVAQNVGAGDDRQAEYAASQTVLFSFVAAAIMGAVGYVAVDDLLRLFGAAPDTLAAATAYMQVIAIGLPLMFGFFIFISLMRGYGDTVTPMLVMFGTVVVNMILDPFLIFGWTVVTDAPLVGTIAFPELGIEGAAYATVFSRGVAMVVGMAIMLRGTRGVKIRPADMRPDLAYFRKMLDIGIPASVEGTARAASVNAMLLVVGAFSTTVVAGYGIGIRVFSVIFLPAIAVSQGVETMAGQNIGARKPERAGQTAHFASKAMFLVLGAMGAFIFLVPTPIAAVFTDDPGVVAVAAEFLRYVALTFGFIGVIRAYTGVFRGAGQTLVAAAIAVLFLGLIRLPVAAALSHGVGPVTLRIADWSIAVPALVESIGPLGIWWGFIVSNVAGAVIAYGWFRRGTWRTGDVRGSPDREPAGAEAEDVEPTTDD; encoded by the coding sequence ATGTTCAAAGGCCCCGACGAACTCGACCTCACGAGCGGCGGGATCGGGTGGCCGCTGTTCTATCTCTCCATTCCGATCGTCATCACGAACCTGCTGCAAACCGCCTACAACCTCGTCGACACGTTCTGGCTGGGACAGTACTCGACGACGGCGCTGGCGGCCATCTCCTTTGCGTTCCCGATGGTTTTCCTGCTGATCTCGCTGGGCATCGGTCTCTCGGTGGCTGGGTCGGTGCTGGTCGCCCAGAACGTCGGCGCGGGCGACGATCGGCAAGCGGAGTACGCCGCCTCCCAGACCGTGCTGTTCTCGTTCGTCGCCGCGGCCATTATGGGCGCCGTCGGCTACGTGGCCGTCGACGACTTGTTGCGCCTGTTCGGGGCGGCCCCGGACACGCTGGCGGCCGCGACTGCGTACATGCAGGTGATCGCGATCGGACTGCCGCTGATGTTCGGCTTCTTCATCTTCATCTCGCTGATGCGGGGGTACGGCGACACGGTCACGCCCATGCTCGTGATGTTCGGAACCGTCGTGGTCAACATGATCCTGGATCCGTTTCTCATCTTCGGGTGGACGGTCGTAACCGACGCTCCGCTGGTCGGAACGATCGCGTTCCCGGAACTGGGGATCGAGGGGGCCGCGTACGCGACGGTCTTCTCCCGAGGCGTGGCGATGGTCGTCGGGATGGCGATCATGCTCCGCGGAACCCGCGGCGTCAAGATCCGACCGGCGGACATGCGGCCGGATCTCGCGTACTTCCGGAAGATGCTCGACATCGGGATCCCCGCCTCGGTCGAGGGGACCGCGCGGGCGGCGTCGGTCAACGCGATGCTCCTGGTCGTCGGCGCGTTCTCGACGACCGTCGTCGCCGGTTACGGGATCGGCATCCGCGTCTTCTCGGTGATCTTCCTGCCGGCGATCGCGGTTTCGCAGGGCGTCGAGACCATGGCCGGGCAGAACATCGGCGCCCGAAAGCCCGAGCGCGCCGGCCAAACCGCGCATTTCGCTTCGAAGGCGATGTTCCTCGTCCTCGGGGCGATGGGCGCGTTCATCTTTCTGGTTCCGACGCCGATCGCCGCCGTGTTCACGGACGATCCAGGCGTCGTCGCGGTGGCTGCCGAGTTCCTCCGGTACGTCGCGCTCACGTTCGGCTTCATCGGCGTGATCCGCGCGTACACCGGCGTCTTCCGCGGCGCCGGACAGACGCTGGTGGCCGCGGCGATCGCGGTGTTGTTCCTGGGTCTGATCCGACTGCCCGTCGCGGCGGCGCTGAGTCACGGGGTCGGCCCCGTCACCCTTCGAATCGCCGACTGGTCGATCGCGGTCCCGGCGCTCGTCGAGTCGATCGGACCGCTCGGCATCTGGTGGGGGTTCATCGTTTCGAACGTCGCCGGCGCCGTCATCGCCTACGGCTGGTTCCGCCGGGGAACCTGGCGCACCGGCGACGTCAGGGGCTCGCCGGATCGGGAACCCGCCGGCGCGGAGGCGGAGGACGTCGAACCGACGACCGACGACTGA
- a CDS encoding TetR/AcrR family transcriptional regulator: MADADEEIMDAIYRALCEHGYAELTMQRIADHTDKSKATLHYHYDTKEDLLQAFLEHVADWYESEIVVDSADPETRLRSVVSTVFDRAEEDRGEYPTALLEIKAQAPYNEAYRERLRTLDERFRRTVAEAVRDGIDEGVFADADPHGVARFVATATNGGHTREVALGEDPAETRTLVETYLESTLGIDFDGEGET, encoded by the coding sequence ATGGCGGACGCCGACGAGGAGATCATGGATGCGATCTATCGCGCGCTCTGTGAGCACGGGTACGCCGAGCTGACGATGCAGCGCATCGCGGATCACACGGACAAGAGCAAGGCGACGCTTCACTACCACTACGACACGAAAGAGGACTTGCTGCAAGCGTTCCTGGAGCACGTGGCGGACTGGTACGAGTCCGAAATCGTCGTCGACTCGGCCGACCCCGAAACGCGGCTGCGATCGGTCGTGTCGACGGTGTTCGATCGGGCCGAAGAGGATCGCGGGGAGTACCCGACCGCCCTGCTAGAGATCAAAGCGCAGGCGCCGTACAACGAGGCCTACCGCGAGCGCCTGCGGACGCTCGACGAGCGATTCCGTCGAACGGTCGCGGAGGCGGTTCGGGACGGCATCGACGAGGGCGTCTTCGCGGACGCCGATCCGCACGGGGTCGCGCGGTTCGTCGCCACCGCGACGAACGGCGGCCACACTCGCGAGGTCGCGCTCGGGGAGGACCCCGCCGAAACGCGGACCCTCGTCGAGACGTACCTCGAATCCACCCTCGGCATCGACTTCGACGGGGAGGGGGAGACTTGA